A part of Myxococcus landrumus genomic DNA contains:
- the glgA gene encoding glycogen synthase GlgA — protein MKILFISSEVAPFSKSGGLGDVAGALPAALAALGHDVKVVTPRYRDVKDAGRLSPTGQVLHLRFPFGEVGGPILSVRVAERLEVLFLENEFFFGNRNGLYGDAWGEFGDNARRFAYLSVGALQAAQRLGFVPDIVHANDWQTGLAPLALRRGFQATQLADAKSVFTIHNLAYQGHFNKAVMEDLGLPWDLFTADEGLEFHDSVNFMKAGLVFADALTTVSPTYAREIQTPEQGYGLDGLLRHRAHRLHGILNGIDVHEWNPATDPHLPARYGPRELGGKSVCKRVLLEHFGLPPGDAPVFAIVSRLAWQKGTDLLLEVLPTALQADIRFVGVGSGEPELEDGLRALQARYPKQVGVHVGFDARLSHLVEAGADFFLMPSRYEPCGLNQMYSLRYGTVPIVRATGGLVDTVEGGLGGNGLVFEAFHRAALLAAFRRALALYADPPRLVDFQRRGMDKDFSWDVSARRYEAVYTALHAE, from the coding sequence ATGAAGATTCTCTTCATCTCCTCGGAGGTGGCTCCGTTCTCCAAGTCGGGAGGGCTGGGGGACGTGGCGGGCGCGCTGCCGGCGGCGCTGGCGGCGCTGGGCCATGACGTCAAGGTCGTCACCCCGCGCTACCGCGACGTGAAGGACGCCGGACGGCTGTCCCCCACGGGACAGGTGCTCCACCTGCGCTTCCCCTTCGGCGAGGTGGGCGGCCCCATCCTCTCCGTCCGGGTGGCGGAGCGGCTGGAGGTCCTCTTCCTGGAGAACGAGTTCTTCTTCGGCAACCGCAACGGCCTGTACGGAGACGCCTGGGGCGAGTTCGGCGACAACGCCCGGCGCTTCGCCTACTTGTCCGTGGGCGCGCTGCAGGCCGCGCAGCGCCTGGGCTTCGTGCCCGACATCGTCCACGCCAACGACTGGCAGACGGGGCTTGCGCCCCTGGCGTTGCGGCGCGGGTTCCAGGCCACGCAGCTGGCGGACGCCAAGAGTGTCTTCACCATCCACAACCTCGCGTACCAGGGCCACTTCAACAAGGCGGTGATGGAGGACCTGGGGCTGCCGTGGGACTTGTTCACCGCGGACGAGGGCCTGGAGTTCCACGACTCGGTCAACTTCATGAAGGCGGGCCTCGTCTTCGCCGACGCGCTCACCACCGTGTCCCCCACGTACGCGCGTGAAATCCAGACGCCCGAGCAGGGCTACGGCCTGGACGGCCTGCTGCGTCACCGCGCGCACCGGCTGCACGGCATCCTCAACGGCATCGACGTGCACGAGTGGAACCCGGCCACGGACCCGCACCTGCCCGCGCGCTACGGGCCTCGGGAGCTGGGGGGCAAGTCGGTGTGCAAGCGCGTGCTGCTGGAGCACTTCGGCCTGCCGCCCGGAGACGCGCCGGTGTTCGCCATCGTCAGCCGGCTGGCGTGGCAGAAGGGCACCGACCTGCTCCTGGAGGTGCTGCCCACGGCGCTCCAGGCGGACATCCGCTTCGTGGGCGTGGGCAGCGGTGAGCCCGAGCTGGAGGACGGCCTTCGCGCGTTGCAGGCCCGTTACCCGAAGCAGGTCGGCGTGCACGTGGGGTTCGACGCCCGGCTGTCCCACCTGGTGGAGGCGGGGGCGGACTTCTTCCTCATGCCCAGCCGGTATGAGCCGTGTGGTCTCAACCAGATGTATTCACTGCGCTATGGCACGGTGCCCATCGTCCGGGCGACCGGAGGTCTGGTGGACACCGTGGAGGGGGGGCTGGGTGGCAACGGGCTCGTCTTCGAGGCCTTCCACCGGGCCGCGCTCCTGGCCGCCTTCCGCCGGGCCCTGGCCCTCTACGCGGACCCGCCCCGACTCGTGGATTTCCAGAGACGCGGGATGGACAAGGACTTCTCCTGGGATGTCTCCGCTCGCCGCTACGAGGCTGTCTACACCGCCCTGCACGCTGAATAG
- the hemG gene encoding protoporphyrinogen oxidase: protein MTVAVVGGGISGLVVAWRLRSRGRAAVVLETTSRLGGAVGTRAKQGFLLETGPNSFLDREPATRELAGALNLEHKIRAADAAAKRRYVYTRGQLRSVPASPPAFLGSDILPWSAKLRVMGELFTGRAASGVDESLADFGRRHLGATATRVLLDAVQTGIFAGDVERLSVGATFPPLVKLEQEHRSLILGAIRTQRAQRKALPAGASSAPKLSGALSTFEGGLQTLIDALSASLGDDARVGATVEGLTRVGDRWRLAVNERGQRAELDASHVVLAAPAYVTQKLLQPLDAELAARVGGIEYAPIAVVQLGFDVGTTPAPDGFGFLVPPAEGRRLLGSIHASTVFPFRVEPGRVLYTCMVGGAKRPDLVGLDEPALVALAREELKALAGVTATPSLTEVFRWPLGIPQYNVGHLARMAAVDQSLTRWPGLSLTGNAYKGVGLNDCIRNGLQLADALVAAGG, encoded by the coding sequence ATGACTGTCGCCGTCGTAGGAGGTGGGATTTCAGGTCTGGTCGTCGCCTGGCGATTGCGCTCGCGGGGCAGGGCCGCGGTTGTCCTGGAGACAACATCCCGGCTCGGCGGCGCGGTGGGGACTCGCGCGAAACAAGGCTTCCTCCTTGAAACAGGTCCCAACAGCTTCCTGGACCGCGAGCCCGCGACACGCGAGCTGGCCGGCGCGCTGAATCTGGAACACAAGATTCGCGCGGCGGATGCGGCGGCGAAGCGGCGATATGTCTACACGCGAGGCCAGCTGCGTTCGGTGCCCGCATCGCCGCCCGCGTTCCTGGGTTCGGACATCCTGCCGTGGAGCGCGAAGCTGCGGGTCATGGGTGAGCTCTTCACCGGCCGCGCCGCGTCGGGTGTGGACGAGTCACTCGCGGACTTCGGCCGCAGACATCTGGGCGCGACCGCGACACGCGTGCTGCTCGACGCGGTGCAGACGGGCATCTTCGCCGGGGATGTGGAGCGCTTGAGCGTGGGCGCCACCTTCCCGCCACTGGTGAAGCTGGAGCAAGAGCACCGCAGCCTCATCCTCGGTGCCATCCGGACGCAGCGGGCCCAGCGCAAGGCCCTGCCCGCGGGCGCGTCCTCCGCGCCCAAGCTGAGCGGCGCGCTCAGCACCTTCGAGGGCGGCTTGCAGACCCTCATCGACGCGCTGAGCGCTTCGCTGGGAGACGACGCGCGCGTGGGCGCCACGGTGGAAGGGCTGACTCGCGTGGGCGACAGGTGGCGGCTCGCGGTGAACGAGCGGGGACAGCGCGCCGAGCTGGACGCCTCGCACGTGGTGCTGGCCGCGCCCGCATACGTGACGCAGAAGCTCTTGCAGCCGCTGGACGCGGAGCTGGCGGCGCGCGTGGGAGGCATCGAGTACGCGCCCATCGCCGTGGTGCAGCTGGGCTTCGACGTGGGCACGACGCCCGCACCGGATGGCTTCGGCTTCCTGGTCCCTCCCGCGGAGGGACGGCGGCTGCTCGGCTCCATCCATGCGTCCACCGTGTTCCCCTTCCGCGTGGAGCCGGGCCGCGTGCTGTACACGTGCATGGTGGGCGGCGCGAAGCGGCCGGACCTCGTCGGCCTGGATGAGCCGGCGCTCGTGGCCCTGGCGCGCGAGGAGCTAAAGGCGCTCGCGGGGGTGACGGCCACGCCGTCGCTCACGGAGGTGTTCCGGTGGCCCCTGGGCATCCCCCAGTACAACGTGGGACATCTGGCGCGGATGGCCGCCGTCGACCAGTCGCTCACCCGCTGGCCCGGGCTCTCCCTGACGGGTAACGCCTACAAGGGCGTGGGCCTCAATGACTGCATCCGCAACGGGCTCCAGCTCGCCGACGCGCTCGTGGCCGCCGGGGGGTGA
- the pdxH gene encoding pyridoxamine 5'-phosphate oxidase: MLIPPDPIQRFADVFERARQAIPVDPNAVVVATVDADGRPSARVVLLKDFDRRGFVFFTNHESRKGRELLGQPFAALCFYWQPLDEQVRVEGRVEVVSPEEADAYFHSRARGSQVGAWASLQSRPLGSREELENRVEDVEKRYAGVEVPRPPHWSGFRVVPDRIEFWHARPSRLHDRHVYLRDGEGWRAQMLYP, from the coding sequence GTGCTGATACCTCCCGACCCCATCCAGCGATTCGCGGACGTCTTCGAGCGCGCCCGCCAGGCCATTCCCGTGGACCCCAACGCGGTGGTGGTTGCTACCGTCGACGCCGACGGACGTCCCAGCGCACGCGTGGTGCTGCTCAAGGACTTCGACCGGCGCGGCTTCGTCTTCTTCACCAACCACGAGAGCCGCAAGGGCCGCGAGCTGCTCGGCCAGCCCTTCGCCGCGCTGTGCTTCTACTGGCAGCCCCTGGACGAGCAGGTGCGCGTGGAGGGCCGCGTGGAGGTGGTGTCTCCGGAAGAAGCGGACGCGTACTTCCACAGCCGCGCGCGCGGCAGCCAGGTGGGCGCGTGGGCCAGCCTCCAGAGCCGGCCGCTGGGCTCGCGCGAGGAGTTGGAGAACCGCGTGGAGGACGTGGAGAAGCGCTACGCGGGAGTCGAGGTCCCCCGGCCTCCGCACTGGTCCGGCTTCCGCGTGGTGCCGGACCGCATCGAGTTCTGGCATGCCCGCCCCAGCCGCCTGCATGACCGCCATGTCTACCTGCGCGACGGCGAGGGCTGGCGCGCGCAGATGCTCTATCCGTGA
- a CDS encoding LytR/AlgR family response regulator transcription factor, producing MSTTLRVLIADDELLARKRLSRLLSALPDIEVCGEAADGEAVLAAVRAGGVDVVLLDIHMPGLSGLDALALLPQGRPHVVLCTAHAEHAVEAFEHGAMDYVLKPVEPARLQKALERVRARMEPDARPREGAPTEKPAAASSAPRALARLPIPTRQGIVLVDPETISHAALDDELVTVFTAQGEFLTDFTLNELAEKLPAELFHRVHRRALLNLRQVSRLEPLETGGYLARTARGHAVEVSRQSARELRRMLGLRRGAEDEG from the coding sequence GTGAGCACAACCCTGCGGGTCCTCATCGCCGATGATGAACTGCTCGCGCGAAAGCGCCTGTCGCGCCTGCTGAGCGCCTTGCCGGACATCGAGGTCTGCGGCGAGGCGGCGGATGGTGAAGCGGTGCTCGCCGCGGTGCGCGCGGGCGGCGTGGACGTGGTGCTGCTGGACATCCACATGCCGGGCTTGAGCGGCCTGGATGCGCTGGCGCTGCTGCCGCAAGGCCGTCCGCATGTGGTGCTCTGCACCGCGCACGCCGAGCACGCCGTGGAGGCCTTCGAGCACGGCGCCATGGACTACGTCCTCAAGCCCGTGGAGCCCGCGCGACTTCAGAAGGCGCTGGAGCGCGTGCGCGCGCGGATGGAGCCCGACGCTCGGCCTCGGGAAGGGGCCCCGACGGAGAAGCCCGCCGCCGCGTCTTCGGCCCCGCGCGCGCTGGCGAGGCTGCCCATCCCCACGCGACAGGGCATCGTCCTGGTGGACCCGGAGACGATTTCCCACGCGGCGCTGGATGACGAGCTGGTGACGGTGTTCACCGCGCAGGGCGAATTCCTCACCGACTTCACCCTCAACGAGCTGGCGGAGAAGCTTCCCGCGGAGCTCTTCCACCGCGTCCACCGCCGGGCGCTGCTCAACCTGAGGCAAGTCTCGCGGCTGGAGCCCCTGGAGACGGGCGGCTACCTCGCACGCACGGCCCGGGGCCACGCGGTGGAGGTCAGCCGCCAGTCCGCGCGGGAGCTGCGGCGGATGCTGGGCCTGCGCCGCGGCGCCGAGGACGAGGGCTAG
- a CDS encoding LEA type 2 family protein, translating into MMRTRRELLALLWGGTLASGCLGSAPFHPRAYDDAVRVESLAVDFAEDKSGLLDVGLQVKNPSSDAASVSFVDFELWVDGRRVASGQQQVDAALPPNGEIPLRVLFPLAAERVVAVTGTQALPVRVRGGVLLRFGTTERRAPFRVQGSRRLTHVPPLDAGGD; encoded by the coding sequence ATGATGCGCACGCGCCGCGAGCTGCTGGCGTTGCTCTGGGGCGGGACGCTGGCCTCGGGCTGCCTGGGCTCGGCGCCCTTCCACCCGCGTGCCTATGACGACGCGGTGCGCGTCGAGTCGCTCGCCGTGGACTTCGCGGAGGACAAGTCGGGCCTGCTGGATGTGGGGCTCCAGGTGAAGAACCCCTCGTCGGACGCGGCCAGCGTGTCCTTCGTGGACTTCGAGCTGTGGGTGGACGGACGGCGCGTCGCGTCGGGGCAGCAGCAGGTGGACGCGGCGCTGCCTCCCAACGGGGAGATTCCCCTGCGCGTGCTCTTCCCGCTGGCCGCCGAGCGCGTGGTGGCCGTCACGGGGACGCAGGCGCTCCCGGTGCGTGTGCGCGGCGGTGTGCTGCTGCGCTTCGGCACCACGGAGCGGCGCGCGCCGTTTCGCGTCCAGGGCTCGCGGCGGCTGACCCACGTGCCGCCGCTGGACGCGGGCGGGGACTGA
- a CDS encoding sensor histidine kinase has translation MSEKTEGSIVRATLRALAEPRRLVPILLVSAPLVAAQSSFSAEPLAPYLGVLMCLLFVGVAPVSYRVLFPEGLDLSHGGVRVLMYGTLGTGVVLTSGFVVPKLLDMGPTFLTQPTNLMVCNALFLVGGWGLGRDIGFEETLTRERARAARFALEAEQAQLLALRSHLDPHFLFNTLNAIAEWCREDGAVAEAAVLRLSTMLRTVLAGVRKATWPLAEELALMRTLFDLHLLRDPDLFQLTLDIQPGAEDLPVPPMVLLPLAENAVKHGPAAGHRGLLSLGVQVREGQVQVAVENPGTSKGPREGSAGLPTVERRLALAYGSGARLALESAEGRTRVTVTLPRSGPLSGVVT, from the coding sequence ATGTCGGAGAAGACAGAAGGGTCCATCGTCCGCGCCACCCTGAGGGCCCTCGCGGAGCCCCGGCGGTTGGTGCCCATCCTCCTGGTCTCCGCGCCGTTGGTGGCGGCGCAGTCGAGCTTCAGCGCGGAGCCGCTCGCCCCCTACCTGGGCGTGTTGATGTGCCTGCTCTTCGTCGGGGTGGCTCCCGTCTCGTACCGGGTCCTCTTCCCGGAGGGCCTGGACCTGAGCCACGGCGGGGTGCGCGTGTTGATGTACGGCACCCTGGGCACCGGCGTGGTGCTCACCTCCGGCTTCGTGGTGCCCAAGCTCCTGGACATGGGGCCCACCTTCCTCACCCAGCCCACCAACCTGATGGTGTGCAACGCCCTGTTCCTCGTTGGAGGCTGGGGCCTGGGGCGGGACATCGGCTTCGAGGAGACGCTGACGCGCGAGCGTGCCCGCGCGGCGCGCTTCGCGCTGGAGGCGGAGCAGGCCCAGCTCCTCGCGCTGCGCAGCCACCTGGACCCGCACTTCCTCTTCAACACCCTCAACGCCATCGCCGAGTGGTGCCGCGAGGACGGCGCCGTCGCCGAGGCCGCCGTGCTGCGCCTGTCCACCATGCTCCGCACGGTGCTGGCGGGCGTGCGCAAGGCCACCTGGCCCCTGGCGGAAGAGCTGGCGCTGATGCGCACCCTCTTCGACCTGCACCTCTTGCGAGACCCGGACCTGTTCCAGCTCACGCTCGACATCCAGCCCGGCGCGGAGGACCTGCCCGTCCCACCGATGGTGCTCCTGCCGCTGGCGGAGAACGCGGTGAAGCACGGCCCCGCGGCGGGCCACCGGGGCCTGCTGTCGTTGGGGGTGCAGGTGCGCGAGGGGCAGGTGCAGGTGGCCGTCGAGAACCCGGGCACGTCCAAGGGGCCTCGCGAGGGGAGTGCGGGACTGCCCACCGTGGAGCGGCGCCTGGCGCTGGCGTACGGTAGCGGGGCCCGCCTCGCGCTCGAGAGCGCCGAGGGCCGCACCCGCGTCACCGTCACCCTGCCCCGCTCGGGCCCCCTGTCCGGAGTCGTCACGTGA
- a CDS encoding hemolysin family protein — MPTWALWVACLALCFVRSLVAAAESALYGTSDLRAQELAESHKGAASRRVIRHKTEREATATALRLGTLLSGFLAAAIGAFVPPRMLDLTRYGEAAWLPVATVAAGALFVGVLASLMEVTMRGLANANPERWALRLSGLVSMLVAVLYPPMRLVLGVLNLMARTFGRTLRFEPPPPPLEELEKLLAAQAAKNEVDKSAPQLIRSIFELSDKRCRDVMVPRTEVVTVDSTITSTDLLRLLAEENHSRIPVYRDDVDHIIGVLHARDVIPLLQHPELIVLQDIIRPAHFVPWMKPIGDLLRDMQKRKIHMAIVVDEYGGFMGVVTLEDILREIVGDIGDEFEVEEKQVEKMADGSFVVDAAMEVDGFTQAFGFPLPEGDFDTLGGYLSSLAGHLPDVGERFTYNGWQFVIASKEGARIHRVRMSRIKSATPGKEARGKEPREASAGKS; from the coding sequence ATGCCTACCTGGGCCCTCTGGGTCGCCTGCCTGGCGCTGTGCTTCGTCAGGTCCCTGGTCGCCGCGGCGGAGTCCGCGCTCTACGGAACATCGGACCTGCGAGCCCAAGAGCTGGCGGAATCCCACAAAGGCGCCGCGAGCCGCCGCGTCATCCGTCACAAGACGGAGCGCGAGGCCACCGCCACCGCCCTGCGCCTGGGCACCCTGCTGAGTGGGTTCCTGGCCGCCGCCATCGGCGCCTTCGTCCCCCCTCGCATGTTGGACCTGACGCGCTACGGCGAAGCCGCCTGGCTGCCGGTGGCCACCGTCGCCGCGGGCGCGCTCTTCGTCGGCGTGCTGGCCAGCCTCATGGAAGTCACCATGCGCGGGCTCGCCAACGCCAACCCGGAGCGCTGGGCGCTGCGGCTGTCGGGCCTCGTCTCGATGCTGGTGGCGGTGCTCTATCCCCCCATGCGCCTGGTGCTGGGGGTGCTCAACCTGATGGCGCGCACCTTCGGCCGCACGCTGCGCTTCGAGCCCCCGCCGCCCCCGCTGGAGGAGCTGGAGAAGCTCCTGGCCGCGCAGGCCGCGAAGAACGAGGTGGACAAGAGCGCCCCGCAGCTCATCCGCTCCATCTTCGAGCTGTCCGACAAGCGCTGCCGCGACGTCATGGTGCCGCGCACGGAGGTGGTGACGGTGGACAGCACCATCACCTCCACCGACTTGTTGCGGCTGCTGGCCGAGGAGAACCACTCGCGCATCCCCGTGTATCGGGATGACGTGGACCACATCATCGGCGTGCTGCACGCGCGCGACGTCATCCCCCTGCTCCAGCACCCGGAGCTCATCGTCCTGCAGGACATCATCCGCCCCGCGCACTTCGTGCCGTGGATGAAGCCCATCGGCGACCTGCTCCGGGACATGCAGAAGCGCAAGATTCACATGGCCATCGTCGTGGATGAGTACGGCGGCTTCATGGGAGTCGTGACGCTGGAGGACATCCTCCGCGAAATCGTCGGCGACATCGGCGACGAGTTCGAGGTGGAGGAGAAGCAGGTGGAGAAGATGGCCGACGGCAGCTTCGTGGTGGACGCCGCCATGGAGGTGGATGGCTTCACCCAGGCCTTCGGCTTCCCCCTGCCCGAGGGCGACTTCGACACGCTGGGCGGCTACCTGTCGTCCCTGGCCGGCCACCTGCCCGACGTGGGCGAGCGCTTCACCTACAACGGCTGGCAGTTCGTCATCGCCAGCAAGGAAGGCGCGCGCATCCACCGCGTGCGCATGTCCCGCATCAAGAGCGCCACGCCGGGCAAGGAAGCGCGCGGCAAGGAGCCTCGCGAGGCCTCCGCCGGCAAGTCCTGA
- a CDS encoding SDR family oxidoreductase yields the protein MKYMRYVITGASRGIGFEFVHQLLERGDIVDAGVRSEEGLRRLEPLRRASRGHLRLHPLDVAEDRSVRAFAAKVLEEPVDVLINNAGVPGLWCTLADVDYVDMLRTFAVNALGPLRVTSALLPGLLRGGSRKVAHVTSRMGSLSSNHEGGAYAYRMSKVALNMGVRNLSNDLRGHGILSVLLHPGWVKTDMGGPDAPLPPRESVRGMLNIIDGLRAEHSGRFFDYQGEEVPW from the coding sequence ATGAAGTACATGCGCTACGTCATCACCGGAGCGAGCAGGGGCATTGGGTTTGAATTTGTCCACCAGCTCCTCGAGCGCGGCGACATCGTCGACGCCGGGGTGCGCTCGGAGGAGGGACTGCGACGGTTGGAGCCACTCCGGCGGGCAAGCCGCGGGCACTTGCGACTCCATCCGCTCGACGTGGCCGAGGACCGGAGCGTCAGGGCCTTCGCCGCGAAGGTGCTGGAGGAGCCGGTGGACGTGCTCATCAACAACGCGGGAGTCCCGGGCCTGTGGTGCACGCTGGCGGACGTGGACTACGTGGACATGCTGCGCACGTTCGCCGTCAACGCGCTGGGCCCGCTGCGTGTCACCAGCGCGCTGTTGCCGGGCTTGCTGCGGGGTGGCTCGCGCAAGGTGGCGCATGTCACCTCGCGCATGGGCTCGCTCTCCTCGAACCACGAGGGCGGCGCGTATGCCTACCGGATGTCCAAGGTCGCGCTGAACATGGGCGTGCGCAACCTGTCCAACGACTTGCGGGGCCACGGCATCCTCTCCGTGCTGCTGCACCCCGGTTGGGTGAAGACGGACATGGGCGGGCCGGATGCACCGCTGCCGCCGCGCGAGTCGGTGCGCGGCATGCTCAACATCATCGATGGGCTGCGCGCCGAGCACAGTGGCCGCTTCTTCGACTACCAGGGCGAGGAGGTGCCCTGGTAG
- a CDS encoding serine/threonine protein kinase — protein sequence MAEAPDLGGYEVVGRLAVGGMAEVYQARARSTTQRSPGEPDEVVIKRLHPSFRNDTAYVKAFVDEAKLTVRLRHAHIVRTFRLFKAGPDYLMVQELVSGRTLGYMQELLLKAGAAMPPESACYIAWCLLKSLDYIHRAKVGENGATIVHRDVNPANVLLGVNGDVKLTDFGVAEVEGLMRGDSGALRGTLPYMSPEQVLGHAVDARTDLYAVGVILWELFASRRLHAGENEAELMHKVRDARSPLLSSVTSDLPDYAGQVVRKALFADRVRRFQSAAEFIKALEALARRAGWPLTVEALQPLLGG from the coding sequence GTGGCGGAAGCTCCGGACCTGGGTGGTTACGAGGTAGTCGGCCGGCTGGCCGTCGGTGGCATGGCGGAGGTGTACCAGGCGAGAGCCCGGTCCACGACGCAGCGCTCGCCGGGGGAGCCGGACGAAGTTGTCATCAAACGACTGCACCCCTCGTTTCGAAACGACACGGCCTATGTGAAGGCGTTTGTCGACGAAGCGAAGCTCACGGTGCGGTTGAGACATGCGCACATCGTCCGGACGTTCCGCTTGTTCAAGGCGGGGCCGGACTACCTGATGGTGCAGGAGCTCGTCAGTGGCCGGACGCTCGGCTACATGCAGGAGCTGTTGCTCAAGGCGGGCGCGGCGATGCCGCCCGAGTCCGCGTGCTACATCGCCTGGTGCCTGCTCAAGTCGCTCGACTACATCCACCGGGCCAAGGTGGGTGAGAACGGCGCCACCATCGTCCACCGCGACGTGAATCCGGCCAACGTGCTGCTGGGCGTCAACGGCGACGTGAAGCTGACGGACTTCGGCGTGGCGGAGGTGGAGGGGCTGATGCGCGGCGACTCCGGCGCGCTGCGCGGCACGCTGCCGTACATGAGCCCGGAGCAGGTGCTGGGGCATGCGGTGGACGCGCGCACGGACCTGTACGCGGTGGGCGTCATCCTCTGGGAGCTGTTCGCCAGCCGGCGGCTGCACGCGGGCGAGAACGAGGCGGAGCTGATGCACAAGGTGCGCGACGCGCGCTCTCCGCTCTTGTCCTCGGTGACGTCGGACCTGCCGGACTACGCGGGGCAGGTGGTGCGCAAGGCGCTGTTCGCGGACCGGGTGCGCCGCTTCCAGTCGGCGGCGGAGTTCATCAAGGCGCTGGAGGCGCTGGCTCGCCGGGCGGGCTGGCCCCTCACGGTGGAGGCGCTCCAGCCCCTGTTGGGCGGATGA
- a CDS encoding LVIVD repeat-containing protein: protein MRALLMLAAMTLALPACRNDSQTPQPGPPTGDLHDGDWKDTGPFATCRVDLGAATCGSLASFDTSTCTPGGLATLELDGVYTLHVRAKSPQYGGAYSMGPQAMKLAPTGTQFANGLRVDRREVDARGNVYISALRAEGASGSRRRSYLGCQSPEPGRLQGCYVDCYNGQVQREGTFEARKVTAIEAEPESSGLERVSETLVPGTPVDIYVTRGHAYVVSLGAGLFVYDVRDPSHPVLTRSVQLPNDNYWNGVWAKDDALYVASGARGVIVFDITDPARPVEVLATGSQQRTNVHTVFVHEDRLFAASPAPTGEVLVYDISQPLTPRRIGGFQAEGFTPETSNGPHDMFVFEGRLYTNFWRAGYVIAQVEREDDPKQLGSYRYRNATSHANAVARFGERIIAFEGGEDWGAHLRVLDVTDPASVKLLGEYRRQEHISLHNMVLVGTKLYVAWYQEGVRVLDVSTPENPREVAHYNTFRPEDPGRGESFYDGAIGIRVPGDGFVYTVDTSRGLILLRETAR, encoded by the coding sequence ATGCGCGCCTTGTTGATGCTCGCGGCGATGACACTGGCCCTGCCGGCCTGCCGCAATGACTCGCAGACGCCCCAGCCCGGCCCTCCGACGGGAGACCTCCACGACGGCGACTGGAAGGACACCGGCCCCTTCGCCACCTGTCGCGTGGACCTCGGCGCCGCCACCTGCGGAAGCCTCGCCAGCTTCGACACGAGCACCTGCACCCCGGGCGGACTGGCGACCCTGGAGCTGGACGGCGTCTACACGCTGCACGTCCGCGCCAAGAGTCCGCAGTATGGCGGTGCCTATTCGATGGGCCCACAGGCCATGAAGCTCGCGCCCACGGGCACCCAGTTCGCGAACGGCCTGCGGGTGGACAGGCGAGAGGTGGACGCTCGCGGCAATGTCTACATCTCCGCCCTGCGAGCAGAGGGCGCCTCGGGCTCCCGGCGCCGCTCCTATCTGGGCTGCCAATCGCCGGAGCCCGGGCGGCTGCAAGGCTGCTACGTGGATTGCTACAACGGACAGGTGCAACGCGAGGGCACCTTCGAAGCGCGCAAGGTCACCGCCATCGAAGCGGAGCCCGAGTCCTCCGGCCTCGAGCGAGTCTCAGAGACGCTCGTGCCAGGAACCCCCGTGGACATCTACGTCACGCGCGGGCACGCCTACGTCGTGTCCCTGGGCGCCGGCCTCTTCGTCTACGACGTGAGAGACCCTTCCCATCCCGTGCTCACCCGGAGCGTCCAGCTCCCGAACGACAACTACTGGAACGGCGTCTGGGCGAAGGACGACGCGCTCTACGTCGCGAGCGGAGCGCGGGGCGTCATCGTCTTCGACATCACCGACCCCGCGCGCCCGGTGGAGGTCCTCGCGACGGGCAGCCAGCAGCGCACCAACGTGCACACCGTGTTCGTCCACGAGGACCGGCTGTTCGCCGCCTCCCCCGCCCCCACGGGCGAGGTGCTCGTCTACGACATCAGCCAGCCCCTGACACCACGCCGCATCGGCGGCTTCCAGGCGGAGGGCTTCACCCCGGAGACCTCCAACGGGCCTCACGACATGTTCGTCTTCGAGGGGCGGCTCTATACGAACTTCTGGAGGGCCGGCTACGTCATCGCCCAGGTGGAGCGGGAAGACGACCCGAAGCAGCTCGGCTCCTATCGCTACCGGAACGCCACGAGCCACGCCAACGCCGTCGCGCGCTTCGGCGAGCGCATCATCGCCTTCGAGGGCGGCGAGGACTGGGGCGCGCACCTGCGAGTGCTCGACGTGACGGACCCGGCCTCGGTGAAGCTCCTGGGCGAGTACCGGCGCCAGGAGCACATCTCCCTCCACAACATGGTGCTGGTGGGAACGAAGCTCTACGTCGCGTGGTACCAGGAGGGCGTGCGCGTGCTGGACGTGTCCACCCCGGAGAACCCTCGCGAGGTCGCCCACTACAACACCTTCCGGCCCGAGGACCCGGGGCGGGGCGAGAGCTTCTACGACGGCGCCATCGGCATCCGCGTCCCCGGCGACGGCTTCGTCTACACGGTGGACACCTCGCGCGGCCTCATCCTCCTGCGCGAGACGGCGCGCTGA